Within Triticum dicoccoides isolate Atlit2015 ecotype Zavitan chromosome 1B, WEW_v2.0, whole genome shotgun sequence, the genomic segment GCAGCGCCTTCCGTTAAGGGGGTTACACTGCCGAGCTGCATGTCGTTTGTTTGCACCTGACAGCACACTTCCAGACATGTAAGAGGACCTagtgcaagatttggtggcatagcTAGCCCCCAAAGGCCCCCGACCACACTCGTAGACACGCGCAGAACAATCCATGGTGGGGGATTTTTTTCACATACTCCTGCATCTTACAAAAATATAAGAATTTGCCACACATATTATATCATATGTGTTTGCACTGTATAAAAATCTCATGAATTGATTACGCTCCAAGTGTTCACGAATATTCATGCAACGCCAAAACCGCAGAATGATTACTTCGATTTCATTGCAGTTCATGAGGGCGAACCTCACACCAGAGTCGTGTATTGCCTCTTTAGACATGACACCACACCATTTGACATGTATGAAGACTCGGCGcgatgctctggtggcattgctacccccccccccacacacacacacacgaaggcCCCCGATCGGCCTAACCTTGGACAAGTTGACCCGAAAATCTATGCCTCAAAAATCTATGCCTTTGACTTTCACTGGATGAGCTTTGACCAATGGATGTTTTCACCTGGTTGTGATAGGTCGGCCCATAAGAACACTTTGAGAATAATATCTGGGCCAAACCCACCATAAGGTTCCCTTCGTGTCAAATTCTACCCTAAATCGATGTATAATTTGTGTATTTTAAGTTTAGATAAGTTAGctttaaaataaaaaaaaattaacttaaaaataaaaataatttgaaataaaaACAAATAATATTTATGGCTCTCAGCCAGGGGCTGCCAGGAGGCGCCACGTGGTGGGGCTATGCCTATGGCCTTGCCATAGGCATAGATGGAAagctatgcctacggctttgccatcggcatagctctgccacgtggcagctcctagtaaaaaatatagataatatcgatgccgacggccgccgtgagggccgtcggcatagatttgacggcATCATCCCGCAGTTTGTCCCTAGGGCACCAGGgccacatctatgccgacggcctaactaTGCCTAAGGCCACCGTAGGCATAGATCGATATATGCCGACGGATCTCCGAGGTCGTATATGGCTATCGAGAGAGAACTTGTCCGATTTGTGAAGTAAGTGTGTTGCCCGTTTCTCCGTTGACCCCGAAACTTCTCGTGATCTCAAAGGGGGCCATCGCATGACACATGGCAGGACATGGCATTTTTCGGGGCCGCTtgcaatatttgagacatttattgcaTTCGTAGGGTTTCAATGCGGGAAGTTACAGATCTGCATGGCGACCACGTGAAATGATGTCCAGAAGTGGTTTGTCAAATTATATATGATGTATTTGTGGTATGTGTGGGCCTAGTGCAACCAAAGGAGGGACAGGCCCCGCCACCGAAGGGTGAATGTGCCTCGGCGACATGCCGGATCTAGCCGCTAAAATCCACGGATAATCATACGATGCCAGAAATTCTTGAGACCTAGCACGGTGGCGTCATGTGGCCCTTTGTAGGTTGTAGTAAAAGTTTGAGCGCATTTTGCAGAAGCCTAACCGAAGGCCTCTTGTAAACTGCATCGTTTCCGAGGTAGTATCTAGCTATCGAGAGAGAACGTGCCCGGTTTTCTGAAGGAAGTGCACTGGCCGTTGCTCCGTTGGCTATTTCAACCCTCCATCGCACTTGTATACATATATTAAGACACAATGCAAGTTTGGGTACCATTGCTACCCCCAAGGCCCTCGGCCGCCCTAATCCTAGCCTGGTTGACCCAAAGATCTAGGCCTTTGACTTTCACCGGACGGCCTTTGACTAACATACTTTTCCACCTGGTTGTGAcatgtcagcccataggaacatttCAGAACAAGGTCTGGGCCCACCCTACTAGCGGACCCCCTCGTGTCGACCCGATGCAGCCATTTCCCCCCTCCATGTGCCCGCGGCAGCGCCTTCCGTGAAGGGGGTTACAGTGCGGAGCTGCATGTCGTTTGTTTGCACCTGACAACACACTTCCAGACATGTAGGAGGACCTagtgcaagatttggtggcatagcTAGCCCCCAAAAGGCCCCCGACCACACTCGTAGACACGCGGAGAACAATCTGTGGTGGGGGATTTTTTTTCACATACTCTTGCATCTTACAAAAATATAAGAATTTGCCACACATATTATATCATATGTGTTGGCACTGTGTAAAAATATCATGAATTGATTACGCTCCAAGTGTTCAGGAATATTCATGCAACGCCAAAACCGCAGAAGGATTACTTCGATTTCATCGCAGTTCATGAGGGCGAACCTTACACCGGAGCCGTGTATTGCCTCTTTAGACATGGCACCACACCTTTCGACATGTATGAAGACTCGGCGCGNNNNNNNNNNNNNNNNNNNNNNNNNNNNNNNNNNNNNNNNNNNNNNNNNNNNNNNNNNNNNNNNNNNNNNNNNNNNNNNNNNNNNNNNNNNNNNNNNNNNNNNNNNNNNNNNNNNNNNNNNNNNNNNNNNNNNNNNNNNNNNNNNNNNNNNNNNNNNNNNNNNNNNNNNNNNNNNNNNNNNNNNNNNNNNNNNNNNNNNNNNNNNNNNNNNNNNNNNNNNNNNNNNNNNNNNNNNNNNNNNNNNNNNNNNNNNNNNNNNNNNNNNNNNNNNNNNNNNNNNNNNNNNNNNNNNNNNNNNNNNNNNNNNNNNNNNNNNTAACCTTGGATAAGTTTACCCGAAAATCTATGCCTTTGACTTTCACTGCATGAGCTTTGACCAATGGACGTTTTCATCTGGTTGTGATAGGTCGGCCCATAAGAACACTTTGAGAACAAGGTCTGGGCCAAACCCACCATAAGGTTCCCTTCGTGTCAAATTCTACCCTAAATCGATGTATAATTTGTGTATTTTAAGTTTAGATAAGTTAGATTTAAATTAAACAAATTTTaacttaaaaaataaaaataatttgaaataaaaACAAATAATATCTATGCCTATGGCCATGCCGTAGGCATAGTTCTCAGCCAGGGGCTGCCtcgccacgtggcagctcctagtaaaaaaatataaataatatCTAGCATCAGGGCCACATCTATGCTGACGGCCTAACTATGCCTACGGCCACCGTAGGCATAGATCGATATATGCCGACGGATCTCCGAGGTCGTATGGTTGTACTAGTCTACATGCTGATACTAATAATAAATTAACAAATAAACAGGGATTAATATACTAGAGCGGGGTGGGGATGATGATCATCCACGAGCCATGTGTGAGGAGCTTGGGAAAGGTAATGATTTTTTAAGACTTAACGCGGTGTGAACGGATACACTGTTTGGTCAAAATAGTATACTTAGATCAATTGTTTGGTCAAAATAGTATACTTAACGTGGGTGTCTCCAAAAGCGAAAAGAATTCTACTGGATGGACTGATGTCCATGTTGTCAGCGGACCCTCCTTTGGATCAAGCATGGGTGCATGCATTCTGACTACTGTAGTTTGTAATCCTAGGTTCCAAGTGTTTGTTTTGTACTAGTATACTGACTAGTTCGTGTTGAATATATGGTTTATGCATGTATATTGTGTAGCCTGGCCTACCTTTTAgtcattgtatagttgaggttatggcccactttgtactccatatatatgtgcgctttgcaccgatcaatacatcatgAAACATTGTCAAAACAATCGTTTCCAACATGGTATAAGACCTATGATCCTAAACCCTAACccgtgcagccgccgccgccgccacctcatgccgccgccgtcgcgaaccttcgccgccgcgccaccgccccGGTCTGCCGCCTCTTTCACACGGTGGTCTCCGCCGATGATGACCCTCACGCCGTCTGGAcaaagctcaacggcctcttcaccgacaatgcGCTCCAACGCAAGGTCTTCTTGCACGGCGAGTTTTTTTGGGTGCCAGCAGCTTGAGTCGTCTGTTGACGAttattgcatgcgcctcaagaagcttgtTGACGAGCTCCGTGACCTCGGCGAGAAGGTCTCCGATGAGCTTCTCCTCAGCACCCTCATCGTCGGCCTGAGCGACGACTTCGGGAATGCCGCCTCCAACATCCCCCTTTATCACCAACCCGACCTTCCCCAAGATCGTTGCATACCTGAAGCTGGAGGAGCGGAGGATGCGGATATCGTGCACCCGGGCCACCCACACGGCCCTCACCGCCGGTACCCATGGCGGTGCGCCGCCTACCGCCCCGGCCCCACCaccgcggcccgccccgggccccttccagccgccgccgccgcccgggtttACTTACCCGGCGCCGCCAAAGGCCCCTCCGCTccccgccgagcagcagcagcgtcggGGCGGACGTCGCGGCCGAGGTGGCCGCAAGCAGCAGCACTCGCAGCAGCCGGCTTCCCACGGCGGGGCGCCGCGCCAGCCGCAGCACCAGCTACCGCCAGCACCTTGGCCGGCCGGCCAGAACCCTTGGACGAGGGTTGTGCACGCGTATTCCATGCCTATACCGCGTGCCCCCGTCCCCGGCTCCTTGGGCGCCCGCCCGGCCCCTCACCAGGCCCTGTACGCGGCACCTCAGGTGTACCAGCCCGCGCCGCTCTACGGCCCCTCGGCCTATGGGTTGCCTCCGGCTGGTGGGTTTGTGGCGCTACCGCCTCAGCCGGCGCCGCCCGCCCCGGCCCTCCCGCCGGCGCCTTGGGACCCCGCGCTACACACCGCCCCCACGCCGCAGCAGTACATTGGCGATGGCGACTGGTATATGGACACCGAAGCCACGGCTCAGATGGCCGCCAACCCCGGTAACCTTCTTGCTGCTCACCCCGTTCACACCGCTGCTCGCATTATCGTGGGTGACGGTTCTTCCATGCCCATTACTCATGTCGGCCATGCTGCTTTTCCTTCTAACTCCATGCCATTATATCTTTCTAATGTGCTTGTTTCTCCTGACAacattaaaaatcttgtttccgttcatTCTCTTACAGGTGAAAATCGtgttaccgttgaatttgacatgtttggcttttttgtcaaggatgcccgtacccggatattgctccaccgatgtgacagccccgacgagctttACCCGGTCCACTCATCTACCTCATCCATTGCCGCACCCATGGCGCTTTCCGCCGGAGTGGACCTTTGGCACGGTCGTCTCAGTCATCCCAACATCGCCACCCTTTGTCATATTCTTCAGAGTttttcattcacgtgtaataagatcgacgatcacacttgtcatgcttgtcaCCTCGGCAAACATGTTCATCTTCCTTTTAGCACTTCCTCGCATGTCGCATCATACCCggttgagttaattcatagtgatgtttggacctctcctgttgcaagtaacacgggctatctttattaccttgtcatacttgatgatttttcgcactatgtgtggaccttcccgttgcggccAAAGTTGGACTTTGTTGCCACTCTCACCGCTTTCTACTCCTATGTCTCCATGCAGTTTGGACGTCCCATTCATGCGTTGcaaacagacaacgggaaggagttcgaTAACCTTGCGATCCGCAACCTTCTCGCCACACACGACACGATCTTTCGTTTCACTTGCCCATACACTTCGCAACAAAACGGCCGCGCTGAGTGCGTGCTTCGCACTCTCAATGACTGTGTTCGCACCCTCCTCTTTCACGTCAACGTGCCCCCACGTTTTTGTCCCGACGCACTTGCCACCGCATCACTACTCATTAACATTCGTCCTTGTTACACTCGCGGGAATTTTGCACCTCATCACCTCTTGTTTGGCAAGCCACCCTCCTATGTTGAGCTCCGCATCTTCGGTTGCCTGTGCTACCCTAGCATCGCTTCCACTGCTTCTCATAAGCTCACACCTCGGTCTGtggcctgcatctttctcggctatcctcctaacaccaaaggctaccgctgctatgatcctATCTCCCATCGGGTGATCACTtcacgacacgtttactttgatgagatggtttttccgtttcagcaggtaccTTCGGATGTTGCCGCCTTGCCCGCTCCCAGTGACGGCCGCCCACATGCCTCTCTTGGGCCGCTTCCCGGCTTTGAGGGTGCCCCCCGCGCCACAGGTCGAGTCTCTTCCCGGATGGCTGCCCTAGGGGCCACACCTCCCTCGACGCCCGCGATGCCCCCGGCGTCCCCGGCCTCGACCCTGCCGGCGGCCtcgcccgccgcctcgcccgcgGTGGCGTCGCCCGCCACCACGCCGGTGGTCTCGCCCGCCGCCTCATCGGCGGCCTCGCCCACGGCGGTCACAGCGGAGGCGGGCTCGTCTTCGTCCTCGCCTGCCTCCCCTCCGGACCCGCTGCCCCGCCCGATGACTCGCTCTCGGGCTGGCGCCCTGCACCCGAGCACGCGGTACCGCAGCGATGAGTATCTTCTCGCTGCTTCCGCCTCTAAGCCGTCTCCTCTCCCATCGTCAGCTCGAGCCGCCCTTTGGGATCCTCATTGGCTCGCTGCAATGCAGAAAGAATTCGATGCGCTTCAGCGGAACCATACCTGGCAGCTCGTCCCTCGGCCGCCCCGTGCCAACATCATCAtgggcaagtgggtctttcggcaCAAGACTCGTCCGGATGGCACTCTCGAGCGCTATAAAGCTCGCTGGGTGGTTCAGGGTTTTCGGCAACGCGCGGGCGTAGACTTCACCACACAttcgccccggttgtcaaaccaGGCACGATCCGCGCGTGCTCCAGCTAGTCGTGTCCCAAGCATGGCATGTGCATCAGTTGGATATGTCCAATGCCTTCTTGCATGGCCACCTGGCTGAGCAGGTGTTCTATGAGCAGCCCACCGGCTTCGTCGACGCGACGCATCCAgatcatgtgtgcttgctctcccgttcgcTTTAGGGGTTGAAGCAGGCACCTCGAGCCTGGTACCACTGCATCGCCGCCTTCCTGCAGACGCTCGGATTTACATCGACTCGCTCTGATGTGTCCCTCTTCGTGTATCATCACGGAGTTGACACGGCCTACTTGTTGttgtacgtcgacgacatcattctGACGGCATCCACTGTCGCGCTCCTCTAGCGGCTCactgctcgtcttcgtgatgagtttGCCCTGAAGGACTTGGGTCCTCtgcattatttccttggcattgaggtggtTTGACGGCCAGATGGGTTCTTCCTGCATCAGCAGCGCTATGCCCATGAGCTTCTCGACCGagctggcatgcttaactgcaagcccgctcCCACGCCTGTCGACACCAAGGCCAAGGTCTCCGCTTTGGAGGGTTGGCCTACATCTGATGCAGCTTTCTACCGCTCCATTGTGGGCGCCCTGCAGTACCTGACCCTGACGTGCCCCAACTTGCAGTATGCCGTTCAGCAGGtctgtcttcatatgcatgctccacCCGACTCTCATTGGACTGTGGTGAAGCGTATCCTCCGATCAATACGCGGCAACCAGTCCTTGGGACTTACGCTGACGccctccgcctccaccgacctcgtcgcctaCTCTGATGCGGACTGGGATGGCTGCCCGGACACACGGCGCTCCACCTCGGGGTACTGTGTCTACCTTGGGCCGTCCCTGATCCCTTTGTCCTCCAAGCGACAACCCACCATCTCCCGctcgagtgccgaggctgagtatcgagcagtggctaacgccgttgctgaatgctcttggctccgtcagctgctccaggagttacattgtgatgttcacaaggccacgcTCGTCTGCTGCGACAACGTGTCCGCCGTTTACCTCTCTGCCAACCCGGTCCATCATCGTCGAATGAAGCATACTAAGCTTGATATACACTTCGTtcgtgagcaggtggctcttgggcgcATCCGGGTCCTCCACGTCCCGACGGCGCAGCAGTTCGGCGACATCATGACGAAAGGACTGCCTACTTCTGTCTTTGAAGAGTTCAGATCCAGTCTTTGCGCCTCCGGCGACGCTTTGactgccgggggggggggtgttgaatagtggtttgtgcatgtatattgtgtagcctggcccacctcctagtcattgtatagttgaggttgtggcccactttgtactccatatatacgtgcgctttgcaccgatcaatacatcgtgaaGCATTGCCAAAACAATCGTTTCCAACAGTTCGTATCATCCCATGTTCTAACTGACAGAGTCTTGCTCGGTTTGGCTTGACCCTATCTAACTTATAAAGGATGAAGGGGTAGGTAGTCACAATGAAGGTGGCCACGTCGCCTTTGAATCGCCATGAACAGTACTCGTGCCACCGCCTGTAAATTCCGTGCCCCGCCATGGGCATTTTAGTCATTTCACGCGCAGGCATATAAAAGGCAGCCTCCCCCGTGGAGAAGACCTAGCCGCCACCACCGTCCCACTTGCCCCCCCCTACTCgtcgcctcctctctctctctcgctaacCCCTCACTCTCCCCATCGCGCCGGCTGGTTCCGGCCAGCTCCGGCCCGCGCGTCTCCCCCGCGATCCCCGCCTcctctcctgccgccgccgccggagaagcTCGCCGCCGATGCCGGTGACCTAGCCCGCGCGTCTCCCCCGCGACCCCTGCCTCcactcctgccgccgccgccggagaagcTCGCCTCCGCGCCCACAAGCCTCGGATTCGGCAGGATCCGGGACGAGGAGGGGTGGATGagacgggggaggaggaggaggggagtgtGGGGGCGTCTGGGGAGGAATATCCCTGCCGCCTCCTCCACTCCTGCCTCCGCAAGCCGTCGGCTCCTCTCCTCTCCCCGTCGGCGCCAGCGTGCTGGTCGCGGGGTGTGAGGAGAGCGAGGAGAGGGAGGGGGAAGatgcatgaggaggaggaggaggaccaggcGGTGGCGCGCCCGCCGGATCCGAGGCGCGTGGGAGGGCAGCAGTGGCGCGTTGACCAGATCGAGAGCGACCCCGATGGAGGGGAAGGGACCGGTAGGCGCGTGCAGGCTGCACAAGCTTGGGGGATTGGGGAGATGGCGGCCAACCGAGTTTCTTTGATTGATCTGGACATGGCCATGGCAGCGCACGCAAGGGGCGGAGGCGAGCGACCCTCTGGAGCCACGCACGTCGAGAGGTAGGAGCCGTGTGACCCTCCTCTCCCCTTCGCTTGTCTCCTCCTCCCCTTCCCTTCTCACTCCTCTCCGATCTAGGCTGCACATCTGCGTCCGCGACGTATTTCTCTCTCAATTTTTACTGCTTGATTCTCTGGTTTTCTGACAATCTTTACATGATTGCAGACCTGAGTGCGTCATGTGCACCAGCAAGGTGTGCTTCCATTTGGCAAGGTGATACATGCCTCTGCCCTTTCTCTCTCACAATAACCAATATTTCTAATATTTTTGTGTGATGATTCTTCTGTGAGATGGATCTTTCTAATATTTCTGTTTGATGAAAGTTGTAATCAATTGTCTATTTTCTTGGCACTTTATTATGTGATATCTGTTTGGGGACCTTACTAATATGTGCTAGCTTTCTACTGATTGAAGGGAGGAGCTCGAGCCGCAACGGTGGTCCACGGCGCCATGGCCATCCTCCTTGGCAGGAGGAGCATGCGCCGCAGAGACGGCCGGATCTGTCCAGCCCTCGCGCTGCTGTCCGTCCACCCTAGGGCGACCTGCTGATTCCCGGAGCTCATCACGCATGGTACCTTTTAGTCCTGTTGATTCCCTCCTCATGTGGCCTAATTCATTACTACTGTGCAATATGGATCTCACCTTTTGTTGGTATTGGTTGTAGATGCAGAAAACGGAAGCCTCATGAAGCCTGATGCATTACTACTCTGTGCAACATGCATCTCACCTTTTGTTGGTACTGGCTGTAGATGCAGAAAACGGAACATCTGCCTCCTTTTTTGGTGCGGAGATGAGCCCCTATGGTAAATGAATCTGCGGTAGATCCACTTAATTTAATTCATTTTTGTTGCCTTTAGCCATTTATGCGGTTCTAAAAGTGACTTCACATGTGTTCATTATCTATTGGTGCAGGTATGCAAGTACAGGTCATTTTATAAGAAGGGGATGCATTATTTTCTGGATTGTGATTCTCCGTACAGAACAGAGAAGTTTCTCCAATTTATTTCTTCCCTCGGATTGGACTGATACCAGTACCAACTGTGACTTGGCATTTTTGAGTCGTCTTGATACTTCCATAGTAATCTAACAATGTCTTTGTAGTGGTTTACCTTTTTTTTTGCATAGATCATCTATTATTGTTGTAAAAAAATAACACTAATGTATATCATTAGAATTTTGCAAGAGTAAATATATAAGATGCACATCTTGTTTATACAGTATCCTCACTGAAATCATTCAGTTGGAGCATGTGAATAGAAATAAATGCCTGAAATTTCGATGATCGTGGTTGGTCGCTTGCCACAGATCAGCAGTGAGATATACAATATGGTCAGTTTACTTTTGCTAGGCCATGGTTAGTTAATCATGTATTGCCAGGATTTTCCTTCGCGTCTATTCCTTATGGGTTGTTCTAGAGGCAATTTGGATTTCTCTTAGATACATCCATGAGTAAGTAATATTTAGTAGTTATCTTGACCTATTAATCCCATTTGATTGCGTTGCGGTAACAAGGAAGAAGGGTCGGTTTATTTTCCACTGAGAATATAGGATCAGCTAGGACTAAAAGGTCGGGTCCCCTCCTATTCTTTGCATTCATTCATTTGTCTATTTGCTTGGAATGCTTCTACAAAAGGACTAAGTTATGACTGCTCACTGTCACTATGTCAGATACCATTTTATTTATCTCATTAAGTTGTATTGATTGGCAAAAACACCTCGCAAATGCCAAAAAATAAGCAACTCCTCTTGATCAGCTCAAGAGGACCTCCAGTGGCTTCATGGTATttcttaatgtatctata encodes:
- the LOC119317725 gene encoding uncharacterized protein LOC119317725 isoform X1, whose translation is MHEEEEEDQAVARPPDPRRVGGQQWRVDQIESDPDGGEGTGRRVQAAQAWGIGEMAANRVSLIDLDMAMAAHARGGGERPSGATHVERPECVMCTSKVCFHLAREELEPQRWSTAPWPSSLAGGACAAETAGSVQPSRCCPSTLGRPADSRSSSRMMQKTEAS
- the LOC119317725 gene encoding uncharacterized protein LOC119317725 isoform X2, with protein sequence MHEEEEEDQAVARPPDPRRVGGQQWRVDQIESDPDGGEGTGRRVQAAQAWGIGEMAANRVSLIDLDMAMAAHARGGGERPSGATHVERPECVMCTSKVCFHLAREELEPQRWSTAPWPSSLAGGACAAETAGSVQPSRCCPSTLGRPADSRSSSRMKTEAS